The Bacillus vallismortis genome window below encodes:
- a CDS encoding acetoin utilization AcuB family protein — MIVEQIMKRDIITLTKTDTLETAICKLKEFHIRHLPVVNEDRHVIGMITDRDMKQASPSIFEESKRSRFLTRSVDSIMKKDVVCAHPLDFVEEISAVFYEHGIGCLPVVQHQKLIGILTKTDLLRTFVKLTGADQPGSQIEIKVNDITKSLAEISSLCQDLQVKILSVLVYPHEDSGVKVLVFRVKMMNPLPFLQALQRNGHHVVWPSEQRDLL; from the coding sequence ATGATTGTTGAGCAGATCATGAAAAGGGATATCATTACATTAACGAAGACGGATACGCTTGAAACAGCAATATGCAAACTGAAGGAATTCCATATCAGGCATCTGCCTGTTGTAAATGAAGACCGCCATGTGATCGGCATGATTACTGACAGAGACATGAAACAGGCCAGCCCAAGTATTTTTGAAGAAAGCAAACGAAGCCGATTTCTTACACGAAGCGTAGATTCAATTATGAAAAAAGATGTCGTGTGCGCCCACCCGCTTGATTTTGTTGAAGAAATTTCTGCGGTGTTCTACGAGCATGGCATCGGCTGTCTGCCCGTGGTGCAGCACCAAAAATTAATAGGCATTTTGACAAAAACCGATTTGTTGCGGACATTTGTCAAATTGACAGGCGCTGACCAGCCGGGGTCACAAATTGAAATAAAAGTAAACGACATCACCAAAAGTCTTGCGGAAATCAGCAGCCTTTGCCAAGACCTCCAAGTGAAAATATTGAGTGTGCTCGTCTATCCGCATGAAGATTCCGGTGTGAAAGTGCTTGTCTTCCGTGTGAAAATGATGAATCCGCTGCCGTTTTTGCAGGCATTACAAAGAAATGGACACCACGTCGTTTGGCCGTCAGAGCAAAGGGATTTGCTATGA
- the tyrS gene encoding tyrosine--tRNA ligase, with the protein MTNLLEDLSFRGLIQQMTDEEGLNKQLNEEKIRLYSGFDPTADSLHIGHLLPILTLRRFQLEGHHPIALVGGATGLIGDPSGKKAERTLNTADIVSEWSQRIKNQLSRFLDFDAAENPAVIANNFDWIGKMNVIDFLRDVGKNFGINYMLAKDTVSSRIESGISYTEFSYMILQSYDFLNLYREKNCKLQIGGSDQWGNITAGLELIRKSEEEGAKAFGLTIPLVTKADGTKFGKTEGGAIWLDKEKTSPYEFYQFWINTDDRDVVKYLKYFTFLSKEEIEAYAEKTETAPEKREAQKRLAEEVTALVHGREALEQAINISQALFSGNIKELSAQDVKVGFKDVPSMEADSSQELSLVDVLVQSTLSPSKRQAREDIQNGAVYINGERQTEINYLLSAEDRIEGQFTVLRRGKKKYFLVTYK; encoded by the coding sequence ATGACAAACTTACTTGAAGACTTATCCTTCCGCGGATTGATTCAGCAAATGACGGATGAAGAAGGATTAAATAAACAGCTGAATGAAGAAAAAATCCGCCTGTACTCAGGCTTTGATCCGACAGCGGACAGCTTGCATATCGGACACTTGCTGCCTATTTTAACACTTCGCCGTTTTCAGCTTGAGGGCCATCATCCGATTGCGCTTGTGGGCGGGGCGACGGGCCTCATCGGCGATCCGAGCGGAAAAAAAGCGGAGCGTACATTAAACACTGCTGACATCGTATCCGAATGGTCCCAAAGAATCAAAAACCAGCTGTCCAGATTTCTGGATTTTGATGCAGCAGAAAACCCTGCTGTCATCGCGAACAACTTTGACTGGATCGGCAAAATGAATGTGATCGACTTCCTTCGTGATGTCGGTAAAAACTTCGGTATCAATTACATGCTGGCAAAAGACACGGTCAGCTCAAGAATTGAATCCGGCATCTCATACACGGAATTCAGCTACATGATTCTTCAATCTTATGATTTCTTAAATCTGTACAGAGAGAAAAACTGTAAGCTGCAAATTGGCGGAAGCGATCAGTGGGGCAACATTACAGCGGGCCTTGAACTGATCAGAAAATCAGAAGAAGAAGGGGCAAAAGCGTTCGGCCTTACCATTCCGCTTGTCACAAAAGCAGACGGCACGAAGTTCGGAAAAACGGAAGGCGGCGCGATCTGGCTTGATAAGGAAAAGACATCGCCGTATGAATTTTATCAATTCTGGATCAACACAGATGACCGTGACGTTGTCAAATACTTAAAATACTTTACATTCCTATCAAAAGAAGAAATTGAAGCATACGCTGAGAAAACAGAAACAGCGCCAGAAAAGCGTGAAGCGCAAAAACGCCTCGCAGAAGAAGTGACAGCGCTCGTTCATGGACGTGAGGCGCTGGAGCAAGCCATCAACATATCCCAAGCGTTGTTTAGCGGCAATATTAAAGAGCTTTCTGCCCAGGACGTAAAAGTGGGCTTTAAGGATGTCCCTTCCATGGAAGCTGACAGCAGCCAAGAGCTTTCACTTGTAGATGTATTGGTGCAATCTACATTATCTCCTTCAAAACGCCAAGCCCGTGAAGACATTCAAAACGGAGCTGTTTACATTAACGGCGAACGCCAGACGGAAATCAATTATCTCTTATCTGCTGAAGACCGTATCGAAGGCCAATTTACTGTCCTTCGCCGCGGGAAGAAAAAATACTTTCTTGTGACGTATAAATAA
- a CDS encoding acetoin utilization protein AcuC, which yields MRDSVFIYSPSYQTYMFHQEHPFNQQRVLLTYDLLKTINAFDDGDIISPRLAAEEELALVHTDDYIQAVKLAGAGKLPAEEGESYGLGTEDTPVFAGMHEAASLLVGGTLTAADWVMSGQALHAANLGGGLHHGFRGRASGFCIYNDSAVAIQYIQKKYRARVLYIDTDAHHGDGVQFTFYDTPGVCTLSIHETGRYLFPGTGQIQEKGSGKGYGYSFNIPLDAFTEDDSFLEAYRTAASEVAAYFQPDVIISQNGADAHYYDPLTHLSATINIYEEIPRLAHTLAHQYCGGKWIAVGGGGYDIWRVVPRAWARIWLEMKGIDPGHDIPPEWIVKWQKHCPVTLPSSWSDPADLYPPIPRKPEITEKNAQTVSKALYAIRSEQQQRTK from the coding sequence ATGAGAGACAGTGTATTTATCTATTCTCCATCCTATCAAACCTATATGTTTCATCAGGAACATCCATTTAATCAGCAGCGAGTTCTGTTAACATATGATTTGCTCAAGACGATCAATGCCTTTGATGATGGAGACATTATCAGCCCGAGACTCGCGGCAGAAGAGGAGCTAGCCCTTGTCCACACGGACGATTACATTCAGGCGGTAAAGCTTGCGGGTGCCGGTAAACTTCCCGCTGAAGAAGGAGAAAGCTATGGGCTCGGCACTGAAGATACACCTGTCTTTGCCGGCATGCACGAAGCGGCATCACTCTTAGTCGGCGGCACCTTAACGGCCGCAGACTGGGTGATGTCAGGACAAGCCCTGCATGCCGCCAACCTTGGAGGAGGCCTTCATCACGGATTTCGGGGAAGAGCTTCAGGATTTTGCATTTACAACGACAGTGCTGTGGCGATTCAATATATCCAGAAAAAATACAGAGCCAGAGTGCTTTATATTGATACCGACGCCCACCACGGGGACGGTGTGCAGTTTACGTTTTACGATACCCCCGGCGTATGCACACTGTCTATCCATGAAACAGGAAGGTATTTATTCCCCGGAACAGGCCAGATTCAGGAAAAAGGAAGCGGAAAGGGATATGGCTATTCCTTTAATATCCCGCTTGACGCTTTCACAGAGGATGATTCTTTTCTCGAAGCTTATCGGACAGCAGCTTCCGAAGTCGCCGCTTATTTTCAACCGGATGTGATTATCAGCCAAAACGGTGCCGATGCCCATTACTATGACCCGCTAACGCATTTATCTGCAACGATCAACATCTACGAAGAAATTCCGCGACTTGCACACACGTTAGCGCATCAATATTGCGGAGGGAAATGGATTGCCGTCGGAGGCGGAGGATATGATATATGGCGTGTAGTGCCCCGCGCCTGGGCCAGAATATGGCTCGAAATGAAGGGCATTGATCCGGGACACGATATTCCTCCTGAATGGATCGTTAAATGGCAAAAACACTGCCCTGTCACCCTTCCGTCCAGCTGGAGCGATCCGGCCGATTTATATCCTCCGATTCCCCGCAAGCCTGAAATCACAGAAAAAAATGCCCAAACCGTAAGCAAAGCATTATATGCAATACGATCCGAGCAACAGCAAAGAACGAAGTAA
- the acsA gene encoding acetate--CoA ligase encodes MNLKALPAVEGDFHLKNYEETYRHFDWAEAEKHFSWHETGKLNAAYEAIDRHAESFRKNKVALYYKDANRDEKYTFKEMKEETNRAGNVLKRHGNVEKGDRVFIFMPRSPELYFIMLGAIKIGAIAGPLFEAFMEGAVKDRLENSEAKVVVTTPELLERIPADTLPHLQHIFVVGGKAESGANIINYDEAAKQEGTRLDIEWMDKKDGYLLHYTSGSTGTPKGVLHVHEAMIQQYQTGKWVLDLKEEDIYWCTADPGWVTGTVYGIFAPWLNGATNVIVGGRFSPESWYGTIEQLGVNVWYSAPTAFRMLMGAGDEMAAKYDLTSLRHVLSVGEPLNPEVIRWGHKVFNKRIHDTWWMTETGSQLICNYPCMEIKPGSMGKPIPGVEAAIVDNQGNELPPYRMGNLAIKKGWPSMMHTIWNNPEKYESYFMPGGWYVSGDSAYMDDEGYFWFQGRVDDVIMTSGERVGPFEVESKLVEHQAIAEAGVIGKPDPVRGEIIKAFIALREGYEPSDKLKEEIRLFVKQGLAAHAAPREIEFKDKLPKTRSGKIMRRVLKAWELNLPAGDLSTMED; translated from the coding sequence ATGAATTTGAAAGCGTTACCAGCAGTAGAAGGGGATTTTCATTTAAAAAATTATGAAGAAACGTACCGGCATTTTGATTGGGCCGAGGCAGAGAAACATTTCTCCTGGCATGAGACAGGGAAACTGAATGCGGCGTATGAAGCGATTGACCGCCATGCCGAATCGTTTCGAAAAAACAAAGTAGCGCTTTATTATAAAGACGCAAACCGGGATGAAAAATACACATTTAAAGAAATGAAGGAAGAAACAAACAGGGCAGGGAATGTGCTGAAACGGCATGGAAATGTGGAAAAAGGGGACCGCGTTTTTATTTTTATGCCAAGATCACCCGAGCTATATTTTATAATGCTTGGCGCTATCAAAATTGGCGCCATCGCCGGGCCGCTGTTCGAAGCATTTATGGAGGGAGCGGTGAAAGACCGGCTTGAAAACAGCGAGGCGAAGGTAGTTGTCACGACGCCTGAGCTGCTGGAGAGAATACCGGCTGATACACTGCCTCACTTGCAGCATATATTCGTAGTCGGCGGAAAGGCTGAAAGCGGCGCAAACATCATCAATTACGATGAAGCAGCAAAACAGGAGGGCACAAGACTGGATATCGAATGGATGGACAAAAAAGATGGCTATCTGCTTCACTATACATCGGGTTCTACTGGAACGCCAAAGGGTGTGCTGCATGTCCATGAAGCGATGATTCAGCAATATCAGACAGGAAAGTGGGTCCTTGATTTAAAGGAGGAAGACATTTACTGGTGCACAGCAGATCCGGGCTGGGTGACAGGTACGGTATACGGCATTTTTGCACCATGGCTGAACGGAGCGACAAATGTCATTGTCGGCGGACGTTTCAGCCCTGAAAGCTGGTATGGAACAATTGAACAGCTTGGCGTCAACGTCTGGTACAGCGCGCCGACAGCTTTTCGAATGCTGATGGGAGCGGGAGATGAGATGGCTGCGAAATATGATCTAACCTCACTCCGGCATGTGCTCAGTGTCGGTGAGCCGTTAAACCCGGAAGTCATCAGATGGGGGCATAAGGTTTTTAACAAACGAATCCATGATACATGGTGGATGACAGAAACGGGCAGCCAGCTCATCTGCAACTATCCTTGCATGGAGATCAAACCGGGTTCAATGGGTAAGCCGATTCCCGGTGTGGAGGCGGCAATCGTTGACAACCAGGGCAATGAACTTCCGCCGTACCGAATGGGCAATCTCGCCATTAAAAAGGGCTGGCCTTCCATGATGCATACCATTTGGAATAACCCTGAAAAGTACGAATCGTATTTCATGCCGGGCGGCTGGTATGTGTCCGGGGATTCTGCTTACATGGATGATGAGGGATATTTCTGGTTTCAAGGAAGAGTCGATGACGTCATTATGACCTCTGGTGAGCGCGTCGGCCCATTTGAAGTGGAAAGCAAGCTTGTCGAACATCAGGCCATTGCAGAAGCAGGCGTGATCGGTAAACCTGATCCAGTGCGGGGAGAAATCATTAAAGCCTTTATCGCACTCAGAGAAGGATATGAGCCGTCCGATAAACTGAAAGAAGAGATTCGCCTATTTGTAAAGCAGGGTCTTGCAGCCCATGCGGCTCCGCGTGAAATTGAATTTAAAGATAAGCTTCCGAAAACCCGAAGCGGAAAGATCATGAGACGGGTGCTGAAGGCATGGGAGCTTAATCTGCCGGCAGGAGATCTGTCAACGATGGAGGATTAA
- the motS gene encoding flagellar motor protein MotS, whose amino-acid sequence MKLRRERFERRKGSGKNRRSSSSWLVTFSDLITLILVFFILLFSMSQIDLQKFKAAVESIQKEGGGIQPDQTSIEKKNTSPANAKKQKDQQDQLLKKVNTYIKDHHLKAQMTAKRDERGVVLVLQESVLFDSGEAKVLKNAETLLQQIAVLLKTIPNDIQVEGHTDSRNIATYRYPSNWELSAARASGVIQYFTSKEKLPSTRFIAVGYADTKPVKDNKTNEHMKENRRVEIVIKKSKTTSS is encoded by the coding sequence ATGAAGCTTAGAAGAGAACGGTTTGAAAGAAGGAAAGGAAGCGGGAAAAATAGACGATCTTCATCCAGCTGGTTGGTCACCTTTTCAGATCTGATCACTTTGATCCTTGTGTTCTTTATTTTACTTTTTTCGATGTCCCAAATTGATCTGCAAAAATTTAAAGCGGCAGTCGAATCGATCCAAAAGGAAGGCGGCGGGATCCAGCCTGACCAAACGTCCATAGAAAAAAAGAACACATCGCCAGCCAATGCGAAGAAGCAAAAGGATCAGCAGGATCAGCTTCTCAAGAAAGTAAATACATATATAAAAGACCATCACCTGAAGGCCCAAATGACAGCCAAACGGGATGAACGCGGTGTCGTACTCGTTCTGCAGGAGTCTGTGCTGTTTGATTCAGGGGAGGCCAAGGTGCTGAAAAATGCTGAAACACTTCTTCAACAAATTGCCGTTCTTCTGAAAACCATTCCAAATGACATTCAGGTGGAGGGCCATACAGACAGCCGAAATATTGCAACATACCGATATCCGTCTAACTGGGAGCTGTCAGCAGCACGCGCAAGCGGAGTCATTCAATACTTCACATCAAAAGAGAAACTTCCCTCAACGCGCTTTATCGCTGTAGGTTATGCGGATACAAAACCTGTAAAGGATAACAAGACAAACGAACACATGAAGGAAAACCGGCGTGTGGAAATTGTTATCAAAAAATCAAAAACGACCTCTTCGTGA
- a CDS encoding phage baseplate upper protein: protein MIYKDANVTYDINSRRSDGRSTNIQFMTQDTGSSKLSFSFTKDGVPLPLSAVDAKIVLLYPDGSFYKKSLTIIDKVNGKAEYILSHEELKHPGIVKAELKLYYTNSQALATSFFTFTISKTLEDQNIVPVAEYYIDDFETLRDGINQTVDEISQTIEELRKKFADLEAIETKEGAQIKADAALSAAKFYTDTHISDTANPHKVTKGQVGLDKVLNVEQASKTNFDNHASDKTIHVTEDDRNKWNTAEANAKAYTDVHAADMVKHITAAERTKWNSAQLFKITNDAGGVLISIGDTDDFLSQIVEAGKQFGTFYSSGKSTNGPSSLSTRGFFHFTSTDSDGKGTFGYVVAIDYKNNVFTNYLNLNQGWTGWSKLETEHNARSYTDNLEKKLTDLTWFSPTLQNSWVNYTDSNATDQTKYKVRYAKDVTGTVFVEGAISKGIIGFGVPAFILPEGYRPARAIQWVGVASQGGMSGIPQTHRLLVDIDGKVVIENCSNTVKPNDYISLGFSFKAV, encoded by the coding sequence TTGATTTATAAAGACGCAAACGTCACATATGATATTAATTCCCGCAGGTCAGACGGAAGATCGACAAACATACAATTTATGACGCAAGATACGGGCAGCTCCAAGCTGTCCTTTTCTTTTACAAAAGATGGTGTCCCACTTCCATTGTCCGCGGTTGATGCAAAAATTGTTTTGCTTTATCCGGACGGCTCCTTTTATAAAAAGAGTCTTACTATCATAGATAAAGTGAATGGAAAAGCAGAGTACATTTTGTCACATGAAGAATTAAAGCATCCTGGCATTGTGAAGGCTGAATTAAAGCTTTACTACACAAATAGTCAGGCTCTTGCTACTTCCTTTTTCACGTTTACGATATCAAAGACATTGGAAGATCAGAACATTGTCCCGGTAGCAGAGTATTACATTGATGATTTTGAGACATTACGGGACGGCATAAACCAGACAGTGGACGAGATCAGCCAAACAATTGAAGAGCTGCGCAAAAAGTTTGCTGACCTTGAAGCAATTGAAACAAAAGAGGGTGCCCAGATAAAGGCGGATGCAGCATTATCAGCAGCTAAATTCTATACAGATACACACATTTCAGATACCGCAAACCCCCACAAGGTCACAAAAGGACAAGTCGGTCTGGATAAAGTTTTAAATGTGGAACAAGCAAGTAAAACTAATTTTGACAATCATGCTTCTGATAAGACTATTCATGTTACAGAAGATGATCGAAACAAATGGAATACTGCCGAGGCTAATGCGAAAGCCTACACAGATGTTCATGCTGCGGATATGGTAAAACACATAACTGCGGCTGAGCGTACGAAATGGAATAGTGCTCAACTTTTTAAAATTACAAATGATGCAGGCGGAGTTCTTATATCAATAGGAGATACGGATGATTTCCTGAGTCAAATTGTTGAAGCTGGAAAGCAATTCGGTACCTTTTATTCGTCAGGAAAGTCAACAAATGGTCCTTCTTCATTATCAACTAGAGGATTTTTTCACTTTACGTCAACTGATAGTGATGGAAAGGGCACATTTGGTTATGTAGTTGCAATTGATTATAAAAATAACGTCTTTACAAATTATCTGAACTTAAATCAAGGGTGGACTGGCTGGTCTAAATTAGAAACAGAGCACAATGCCAGGTCATACACTGATAACCTTGAAAAAAAACTAACAGATTTAACATGGTTCTCTCCGACGTTACAAAATAGTTGGGTGAATTACACTGATTCAAACGCAACTGACCAAACAAAATATAAAGTACGATATGCCAAGGATGTAACTGGTACAGTATTTGTAGAAGGTGCTATTTCAAAAGGAATAATAGGTTTCGGGGTTCCTGCCTTTATTTTACCGGAGGGATACAGACCAGCTAGAGCCATCCAGTGGGTTGGAGTAGCTTCCCAAGGTGGTATGTCAGGCATTCCACAGACACATAGGTTGCTTGTAGATATCGATGGGAAAGTTGTTATAGAGAATTGTTCAAACACAGTTAAGCCAAATGATTATATTAGTTTAGGGTTTAGTTTTAAGGCTGTTTAA
- the ccpA gene encoding catabolite control protein A yields MSNITIYDVAREANVSMATVSRVVNGNPNVKPTTRKKVLEAIDRLGYRPNAVARGLASKKTTTVGVIIPDISSIFYSELARGIEDIATMYKYNIILSNSDQNMEKELHLLNTMLGKQVDGIVFMGGNITDEHVAEFKRSPVPIVLAASVEEQEETPSVAIDYEEAIYDAVKLLVDKGHTDIAFVSGPMTEPINRSKKLQGYKRALQEANLPFNEQFVAEGDYTYDSGLEALQHLMSLDKKPTAILSATDEMALGIIHAAQDQGLSIPEDLDIIGFDNTRLSLMVRPQLSTVVQPTYDIGAVAMRLLTKLMNKEPVEEHIVELPHRIELRQSTKS; encoded by the coding sequence ATGAGCAATATTACGATCTACGACGTAGCGAGAGAAGCTAATGTAAGCATGGCAACTGTTTCCCGTGTTGTGAACGGCAACCCGAATGTAAAACCGACAACGCGGAAAAAAGTTTTGGAAGCCATTGACCGTCTCGGTTACCGTCCAAACGCGGTGGCAAGAGGACTGGCAAGCAAAAAAACAACAACAGTAGGAGTCATCATTCCCGATATCTCAAGCATTTTCTATTCAGAGCTTGCGCGCGGGATTGAAGATATCGCGACAATGTATAAATACAACATCATTTTGAGTAACTCGGACCAAAACATGGAGAAAGAGCTGCACCTGTTAAACACAATGCTCGGCAAACAAGTGGACGGCATCGTGTTTATGGGCGGAAACATTACGGACGAGCATGTTGCGGAATTTAAGCGTTCCCCAGTGCCGATCGTACTTGCCGCTTCTGTAGAAGAGCAGGAGGAAACACCGTCAGTCGCGATCGATTACGAAGAGGCGATTTATGATGCAGTGAAGCTTTTGGTTGATAAAGGACATACAGACATCGCATTCGTTTCCGGACCAATGACAGAACCGATCAACCGCTCGAAAAAACTTCAAGGCTATAAACGCGCGCTTCAAGAAGCGAATCTTCCGTTTAATGAACAATTTGTTGCTGAAGGGGATTACACATACGATTCCGGACTTGAAGCGCTGCAACATTTGATGAGCCTGGACAAAAAACCGACAGCCATTCTTTCTGCAACTGATGAAATGGCACTCGGCATTATCCATGCGGCTCAGGATCAAGGCTTATCCATTCCTGAGGATCTCGACATTATCGGCTTTGATAATACGAGATTAAGCCTTATGGTTCGTCCGCAGCTTTCAACAGTGGTTCAGCCGACATACGATATTGGCGCCGTTGCGATGAGGCTGCTGACGAAGCTCATGAATAAAGAGCCGGTTGAAGAGCATATTGTCGAACTGCCGCACCGTATAGAGCTAAGGCAGTCAACCAAGTCATAA
- a CDS encoding bifunctional 3-deoxy-7-phosphoheptulonate synthase/chorismate mutase, with amino-acid sequence MSNTELELLRQKADELNLQILKLINERGNVVKEIGKAKEAQGVNRFDPVRERTMLNNIIENNDGPFENSTIQHIFKEIFKAGLELQEEDHSKALLVSRKKKPEDTIVDIKGEKIGDGQQRFIVGPCAVESYEQVAEVAAAAKKQGIKILRGGAFKPRTSPYDFQGLGVEGLQILKRVADEFDLAVISEIVTPAHIEEALDYIDVIQIGARNMQNFELLKAAGSVKKPVLLKRGLAATISEFINAAEYIMSQGNDQIILCERGIRTYETATRNTLDISAVPILKQETHLPVFVDVTHSTGRRDLLLPTAKAALAIGADGVMAEVHPDPSVALSDSAQQMAIPEFEKWLNELKPMVKVNA; translated from the coding sequence ATGAGCAACACAGAGTTAGAGCTTTTAAGGCAGAAAGCAGACGAATTAAACCTACAAATTTTAAAATTAATCAACGAACGCGGAAATGTTGTAAAAGAGATCGGTAAAGCGAAGGAAGCACAGGGTGTCAATCGATTTGACCCTGTCAGAGAACGCACAATGTTAAACAATATCATTGAAAACAATGATGGTCCTTTCGAAAACTCCACCATCCAGCACATTTTTAAAGAGATATTCAAAGCCGGTTTAGAGCTTCAGGAAGAAGATCACAGCAAAGCGCTGCTTGTCTCGCGCAAGAAAAAACCTGAAGATACAATTGTAGATATTAAAGGTGAAAAAATCGGAGACGGCCAGCAAAGATTTATTGTCGGGCCATGTGCGGTAGAGAGCTACGAGCAGGTGGCTGAAGTGGCTGCAGCTGCGAAAAAACAAGGAATTAAAATTTTGCGCGGAGGAGCCTTTAAGCCTCGTACGAGCCCATACGATTTCCAAGGCCTCGGTGTTGAAGGCCTTCAAATTTTAAAACGTGTAGCGGACGAATTTGATCTGGCAGTGATCAGTGAAATCGTAACTCCGGCTCATATCGAAGAAGCGCTGGACTACATTGATGTGATTCAAATCGGAGCGCGCAACATGCAAAACTTTGAATTGCTGAAAGCGGCCGGCTCAGTGAAAAAGCCAGTGCTTCTGAAGCGCGGACTTGCTGCAACGATCTCTGAATTCATCAATGCCGCTGAATACATCATGTCACAAGGAAACGATCAAATCATTCTTTGTGAACGCGGTATCAGAACATATGAAACAGCAACGAGAAACACGCTGGATATTTCTGCTGTACCGATTTTGAAACAAGAAACGCATTTGCCTGTCTTTGTTGATGTGACGCATTCAACTGGCCGCCGCGACCTCCTGCTTCCGACAGCTAAAGCTGCTTTAGCGATCGGCGCAGACGGCGTAATGGCTGAGGTTCACCCTGATCCGTCAGTCGCACTTTCTGACTCTGCTCAGCAAATGGCGATTCCTGAATTCGAAAAATGGCTGAATGAACTGAAACCAATGGTGAAAGTCAACGCTTAG
- the motP gene encoding flagellar motor protein MotP yields MKRFDYLTPVGFVLGTIMIVIGIISGSGISGFRSFLDLTSFFIVTGGLCAAVFISFPPRELRKAPSVLKQAFIRQEDNVKDLVKTFVSLSDHARKQGLLSLDDQAREIKDPFLKKGLLLAIDGWDEETIRLVMDSEIAAMEERHRKGRRVFEKAGEFAPAWGMIGTLVGLVLMLKNLNDPHMLGPNMAVALLTTLYGSLLANMVFNPIAAKLEEKTESEIFIKQVMVEGIIGIQSGKNPRNLESQLVVFSSREEWRKQPNQVKTKKGSIHEA; encoded by the coding sequence ATGAAACGTTTTGATTATCTTACACCTGTTGGTTTTGTGTTAGGAACGATTATGATTGTGATCGGAATAATTTCGGGATCAGGAATAAGCGGTTTCCGCTCTTTTCTAGATCTGACCTCTTTCTTCATCGTTACAGGGGGGCTATGCGCCGCTGTTTTTATCAGTTTTCCGCCGAGAGAGCTGCGAAAAGCGCCCTCTGTGCTAAAGCAGGCATTTATCCGCCAGGAAGACAATGTGAAAGATCTCGTGAAAACCTTTGTCTCTCTTTCGGATCACGCGCGAAAACAAGGGCTTTTATCATTGGATGATCAGGCCCGGGAAATCAAAGATCCATTCTTGAAAAAAGGGCTGCTTTTAGCAATTGATGGCTGGGATGAAGAAACGATTCGGCTCGTCATGGATTCAGAGATCGCGGCAATGGAGGAACGGCACCGCAAAGGACGGCGTGTTTTTGAGAAAGCGGGGGAATTCGCTCCGGCATGGGGAATGATCGGAACACTCGTCGGGCTCGTGCTGATGCTTAAAAACTTAAATGATCCGCACATGCTTGGGCCAAATATGGCCGTTGCGCTTTTAACAACCTTATACGGTTCATTGCTGGCAAACATGGTGTTCAACCCGATTGCCGCCAAACTCGAAGAAAAAACAGAAAGTGAAATCTTCATCAAGCAAGTAATGGTGGAAGGCATTATCGGAATCCAATCCGGAAAAAACCCTCGTAACCTCGAAAGCCAGCTCGTCGTTTTCAGCTCCCGGGAAGAATGGCGGAAGCAGCCAAATCAAGTAAAAACAAAAAAGGGATCTATACATGAAGCTTAG
- the acuA gene encoding acetoin utilization protein acetyltransferase AcuA has product MEHHKTYHSANIKTATGSLLIEGPVSPEDLAGYEFHTDLTAFRPPREQHEALVDIAGLPEGRIIIARDGRTIIGYVTYLYPDPLERWSEGNMEDLLELGAIEVAPAYRGCSVGKTLLTVSMMDEQMENYIVMTTEYYWHWDLKGMKKDVWEYRKLMEKMMNAGGLAWFATDEPEISSHPANCLMARIGKNVSQESIEQFDRLRFYHRFMY; this is encoded by the coding sequence GTGGAACATCATAAAACATACCATTCAGCAAACATCAAAACAGCAACCGGCTCCTTACTGATAGAAGGGCCTGTCTCTCCAGAGGATCTGGCAGGTTACGAGTTTCATACAGATTTAACCGCATTTCGCCCGCCCCGCGAGCAGCATGAAGCGCTAGTCGACATTGCCGGCCTTCCCGAAGGGCGTATTATCATTGCCAGAGACGGCAGAACCATTATCGGCTATGTGACGTATTTATATCCTGACCCGCTCGAAAGATGGTCTGAAGGAAATATGGAGGATTTGCTTGAGCTCGGGGCCATCGAGGTGGCGCCGGCCTATCGGGGATGTTCTGTCGGAAAGACGCTTTTGACCGTCAGCATGATGGATGAACAAATGGAAAACTACATCGTGATGACGACGGAATATTACTGGCATTGGGATTTAAAAGGGATGAAAAAAGATGTGTGGGAATACAGAAAGCTCATGGAGAAGATGATGAATGCAGGCGGATTGGCTTGGTTTGCGACAGATGAGCCAGAGATCAGCTCCCACCCTGCAAATTGTCTAATGGCACGCATCGGAAAAAACGTCAGCCAAGAATCAATTGAACAATTTGACAGACTCCGTTTTTATCATCGCTTTATGTATTAA